GGCCAGCTCCCCGCCGCGCTCGCGATGGCCAATCCCCACTACCTGCGCCCCTGCGCGGGCCTCGGCCGTCCCGCGTCCGGCGACGACGACGCCGCGCCGTTTCTTCACACCTACGCCGCCGATATCGCGCGCGCTCCCGACGGGCGCTGGTGGGTCATCGAGGACCGACTCGACGCGCCTTCCGGCCTCGGCTACTCGCTCCAAAATCGCATCATCACGCGCGAGGTGCTGCCCGGTGTTTTCCGCCGCGCTCCCGTCACGCGCCTGCATCGCTTTTTCCAGCACTTCCGCGCCTCGCTCGAAAATCTTGCCCGGGAAAACGCCCCCGCCGCCGCCGCGCCGCGCGTCGTCATCCTCTCCCCCGGCCCCGCCAACGAAACCTACTACGAGCACGCCTACCTCGCGCGCTACCTCGGCTACCCGCTCGTCGAAGGCGCGGACCTCGCCACGCGCGACGGCGGCGTGTTTCTCCGCACCGTCGGCGGACTCCGCCGCGTCGATGTCATCGTGCGCCGCGTCGATTCCGATTTCTGCGATCCGCTCGAACTCCAGGAAAACTCCCTGCTCGGCGTGCCCGGCCTCATCGACGCCGCCCGCTCGCGCACGGTTGTCATCGCGAATCTTCCCGGCGGACGCGCCTTCGAGACCACCGCGCTCCTCGCCTTCCTTGAGCCGCTCTGCCGCCATGTCCTCGGCGAACCGCTCGCCCTGCCCAGCGTCGCCACCTGGTGGTGCGGCCACGACGACGCCCGCGCCTATGTCCTCGAAAATCTCCACGGCCTCGTCATCAAGCCCGCCTTTCCCGCGCCCGGCGCCGCGCCGCTCCACTACGGCCCGGCGCTCTCCGACGACGCCCGCGCCGCCCTCGCCCGCGAGATTGAACTCCGTCCCTGGGCCTCGTGCGGGCAGGAGCGCGTGCTCCTCGGCACCACGCCCGGCCTCGATCCGGCCGAGGGCCGTCTCACCGCCATGCCCTTTATCGCCCGCATCCACCTCGCATGGCACGACGGCGACTACGAAGTCATGCCCGGCGGCCTCGCCCGCTGCAATGCCACCGGAGAGGACACCATTGTCTCGCTGCAAACCGGCTCCGTCGCCAAGGACATCTGGGTGCTCGCTCCGGCCCCGGCGCCGCCCGAGTTTCACTCGCCCGACGCCGGGTCCGTTTCCCCGCGCGTTCCGGCCTCCGGCGCCGGCCAGTCGTATCCGGTAAACGAATACTCCACACCCAGCCGGCTCGCCGACGATCTCTTCTGGCTCGGCCGTTATCTTGAGCGCTCCGGCCAGCTCGCGCGGCTCCTCGCCAGGCTGGAGCCGCTCCTGCGCGATGAAATCGTCACGCTCGACCCGTCCGTCGCCGACGACGCCGTGCGCCTCCTTTGCCACCTTCAGCAAATCCCCGCGCCGCCGCCCGACACCGCCGCTGAAAAAAGCGCCGCGCTCATCCGTCGCGCCGCCGCCGATCCCGCCCAGCCCGGCGGCCTTTCCGCCAACATGGCCCGCCTCGCCCGCAACCTCGAGGCCGTGAAATCCTGGCTCCCGCCCGAGGCCTGGCAGATTGCGCGCCGCCTCCGCGAACCCCGGCACGCGTCTGGCGGCGCCGCCGGCCTCCGCGCCCAACTGGCCGCGCTCGACGGGCTCCTGTCGGAAAACCTGCCGCGCAACACCGCCTGGCACTTCCTCGATCTCGGCCGCCGCATCGAGCGCGGCGCGTTCCATGCCGCGTCCGTCCTCCGCTGGCTCGTCACCGAAGGCGAAAACGCCCGCGGCCTCCATTACCAGGCCCTCCAGCTCCGCGCCGCCCTGGATGCGCTTCCCGCCCACCCCGCGCCGCGCGCCGTCGAGCAGCTTCGCGACCGCGCGCTCTACCATCTCAGCATCATCCGCCTCGCCGACATCACCGCCTTCGCTGCTCGTCCCTCAACCGCCGTTCCCTTCTGGCAGACGCTCACAAACCTCAACCACGACCTGGGCAACCGCCTCACCCAGATTTATTTCTCCCACGCCACAACGGCAAATGACGAATGATGCCGCGCGAGTTCTACAAATAGACCTTCCTCAAATCCGCCTCTCTTCTTCCGCAACCGACCATGCCGCGCTATCACATCACGCACACCACCACGTGGGAACACCCTGCGCCCGTCGCCGCCGCGTGGCAGATGCTCCGCCTTCAACCCCGCGACGACGCCGCCCAGCGTTGCCTCGCGTGGGATCTCCGCGTCACGCCGGTGCCAGCGCGCATCGCCACCCGGCACGATTCCTTCGGCAACCGCGCCCACATTTTCAGCCTCAGCGAACCGCATTCGCGGCTGGTCATACAGTCCTCCAGCGAAGTCATGCGCTCTTCCGGAATCGCGCCGGGATTCGATCTCACGCCGCCGCTCGCCGAAACCGTCCGCCGCACCGCCGCCGCCATCCGATCCGGCGCCGCCTACGAACTCGAACAATACCGCCACCCCACCCCGCTTGTTCCCTTTCTCCCCGAGGCCGCCGCGCTCGCCGCCGGGCTCGACCCGGAAAACACCCCCGTCCTCTCCTGGCTCGTCGCGCTCGGGGACAAATTCGCCCGCGATTACAAATTCGACCCCGCGGTCACGACCATCTCCACGCCGCTTGCCCGCGTCCTGCGCGCCCGGCGCGGCGTCTGCCAGGATTTCGCGCACCTGTTTCTCTCCTGCCTGCGCCAGCACGGCCTCGCCGCCGCCTACATCAGCGGTTACCTGCTCACCACGCCCCCGCCCGGATCCCCTCGCCTTCTCGGTGTGGACGCGATGCACGCATGGATTTCCATCAACATCCCCGACCTCGGCTGGGTCGATTACGATCCGACAAACCACGTCTTCGCCGCCGACACCCATATCACGGTCGCCCGCGGCCGGGATTACGCCGACATCACTCCCACCCGCGGCGTCTTCAGCGGAGCCGGCGCCCACGCCCTGGCCGTGGAGGTGACCGTGCTGCCTGCCGGCGAGTAGAGACCGCGCGCGAGCCCGCCCTCATGCCTGCGGCGACCGCAGGCTGGGTGTAACCCAATGTGATACCACCTGCCGGAATCTTTCCTCTTTATTCTTTATCTTTCTCTTTCGTCAGGAACGAGCAGGGAGAAAGACGAAAGATAAAGAGGAAAGAAGAAAGAGGAAATGACACAATTTTGGGTTACACCTCCGCATACTGCCATTTCAAAAACAGTCTTTCCAAAAAACGCGTTAAGCTAGACTCTGGCCCCATTTCCATGTCGTTCCATCATCCTCGGCTCCTGCATCGCCTCGGCAACGCGTTCGCGCTTGTCGTTTCCGCAGCCGGCATCCTGCTTCTCTCCTCCTGCGCCCCGCGCGAAACGGCCGTCGAACGCGGCAACCGCGAGCAAGTCCTCCATCGCGGCACCGGCCCTGAAATCGCCAGCCTCGACCCCCATTTGGCCACCGGCACCGCCGAGTACAACATCCTTTCCGCGCTTCTCGAGGGACTCGTCGCCGAGGATCCCAAAACCCTCGAACCCATTCCCGACGGCGTCGCCGAGAAATGGGAAATTTCCGCGGACGGCCTCACTTACACCTTCACTCTCCGCGCCGCCGCCCGCTGGTCAAACGGCCAGCCCGTCACCGCTCATGATTTCGTGGCCTCCTACCGCCGCATCCTCACCCCCGCCCTCGGCGCCGACTACGCGCCGCTCCTCTATGTCATTCAAAACGCGGAGGCCTGGCACAAAGGCCGGATCGCCGATTTCGCCGCCGTCGGCCTTGCCGCCCCCGACGCCCGCACCCTGCGCATCACCCTGGAGCACCCGTCCCCCCGCTTCCTCTCCATGCTGACCCACACCGCCTTCATGCCGGTGCATGTTCCCTCCATCGGGCAACACGGTCCCATTGACAGCCGCTCCACGCCTTGGGCCCGCCCCGGCCGCTTCGTTGGCAACGGCCCCTTCAACCTGGCCGAATGGCGCCCCGGCCAGAAGATCACGGCCGTCAAATCCTCCACTTACTGGGACGCCGCCCGCGTCCGCCTCCGCGAAATCCACTTCCACTTCACCGAAAACCGCGAGACCGAGGAACGCGCGTTCCGCACCGGGCAACTCCACCTCACCGAGGCGCTTCCTCCCGGCAAAAT
This genomic stretch from Termitidicoccus mucosus harbors:
- a CDS encoding circularly permuted type 2 ATP-grasp protein, which codes for MTTALTPPTDFLAAYAERPGHFDECRAPDGSLRPAWAEFFKHLGPDPAEAIRAAAEACRRAVLEQDVSMNVYAGDESNAHVWPLDPIPLLLDAGDWSRITAGLKQRARLFNVLLNDLYGPQNLLRSGQLPAALAMANPHYLRPCAGLGRPASGDDDAAPFLHTYAADIARAPDGRWWVIEDRLDAPSGLGYSLQNRIITREVLPGVFRRAPVTRLHRFFQHFRASLENLARENAPAAAAPRVVILSPGPANETYYEHAYLARYLGYPLVEGADLATRDGGVFLRTVGGLRRVDVIVRRVDSDFCDPLELQENSLLGVPGLIDAARSRTVVIANLPGGRAFETTALLAFLEPLCRHVLGEPLALPSVATWWCGHDDARAYVLENLHGLVIKPAFPAPGAAPLHYGPALSDDARAALAREIELRPWASCGQERVLLGTTPGLDPAEGRLTAMPFIARIHLAWHDGDYEVMPGGLARCNATGEDTIVSLQTGSVAKDIWVLAPAPAPPEFHSPDAGSVSPRVPASGAGQSYPVNEYSTPSRLADDLFWLGRYLERSGQLARLLARLEPLLRDEIVTLDPSVADDAVRLLCHLQQIPAPPPDTAAEKSAALIRRAAADPAQPGGLSANMARLARNLEAVKSWLPPEAWQIARRLREPRHASGGAAGLRAQLAALDGLLSENLPRNTAWHFLDLGRRIERGAFHAASVLRWLVTEGENARGLHYQALQLRAALDALPAHPAPRAVEQLRDRALYHLSIIRLADITAFAARPSTAVPFWQTLTNLNHDLGNRLTQIYFSHATTANDE
- a CDS encoding peptide ABC transporter substrate-binding protein, with translation MSFHHPRLLHRLGNAFALVVSAAGILLLSSCAPRETAVERGNREQVLHRGTGPEIASLDPHLATGTAEYNILSALLEGLVAEDPKTLEPIPDGVAEKWEISADGLTYTFTLRAAARWSNGQPVTAHDFVASYRRILTPALGADYAPLLYVIQNAEAWHKGRIADFAAVGLAAPDARTLRITLEHPSPRFLSMLTHTAFMPVHVPSIGQHGPIDSRSTPWARPGRFVGNGPFNLAEWRPGQKITAVKSSTYWDAARVRLREIHFHFTENRETEERAFRTGQLHLTEALPPGKIETYRENNPSLLRIDPYLGTEFYRINTARPFLNDHRVRRALALSIDRTAITEKILRGGQLPARAFTPPGTDGYASAAWIPDEPATARRLLADAGYPGGKGAPPVELLFNTSESHRAVAEAVQEMWRRQLGLDVRLVNQENKVAQDARRGGQYELIRSAWIADYIDPLSFLGVWTAGSGNNYTGWSDSAYDQALFQAARTEDPAARAALLQKAEAILLDAAPCIPIYHYTHVFLIQPGVRNWHPTLLDHHPYKHVWLEP
- a CDS encoding transglutaminase family protein — encoded protein: MPRYHITHTTTWEHPAPVAAAWQMLRLQPRDDAAQRCLAWDLRVTPVPARIATRHDSFGNRAHIFSLSEPHSRLVIQSSSEVMRSSGIAPGFDLTPPLAETVRRTAAAIRSGAAYELEQYRHPTPLVPFLPEAAALAAGLDPENTPVLSWLVALGDKFARDYKFDPAVTTISTPLARVLRARRGVCQDFAHLFLSCLRQHGLAAAYISGYLLTTPPPGSPRLLGVDAMHAWISINIPDLGWVDYDPTNHVFAADTHITVARGRDYADITPTRGVFSGAGAHALAVEVTVLPAGE